In Cyanobacteria bacterium GSL.Bin1, a single window of DNA contains:
- the cimA gene encoding citramalate synthase — MSLTPKNNCVWIYDTTLRDGSQQEGISLSVEDKLKIAHKLDQLGIPFIEGGWPGANPKDVQFFWQLKEEPLSQAEVVAFCSTRRPNHSAENDPMLQAILSAGTRWVTIFGKSWDLHVTEGLKTTLEENCAMIRDTIALLRSQGRRVIYDAEHWFDGYQANADYALKTLETAVEAGAEWLVLCDTNGGTLPQTVGEVSQMIVQHFGIDSSNESAPKLGIHTHNDSDTAVASSLVAVENGATMVQGTMNGYGERCGNANLCSVIPNLQLKLNYSCLEPEELAKLTPTSHLINEIVNFAPNPHAPFVGRSAFAHKGGIHVSAVERNPLTYEHIDPKVIGNERRIVISDQAGISNIVAKARSFGIQLDKKDPTCRDILQRTKELENQGYQFEVAEASFELLVYEMLEQRQEMFQLKGFQVNCDMLRGEEALLSDAVATIKVSVNGKDILEAAEGNGPVSALDAALRKALVQFYPEIAAFHLTDYKVRILDSTAGTDAVTRVLVESSDGKQRWTTIGVSPNILDASYQAVVAGIEYGLLQEKGNLKVISPALNE, encoded by the coding sequence ATGAGTTTAACCCCCAAAAATAATTGCGTCTGGATTTATGACACGACCCTCAGAGATGGTTCACAACAAGAAGGGATCTCTCTCTCTGTGGAAGATAAGCTCAAAATTGCTCATAAATTAGACCAACTCGGGATTCCCTTTATTGAAGGGGGATGGCCCGGTGCGAATCCCAAAGATGTCCAATTTTTCTGGCAACTGAAAGAAGAACCCCTTTCCCAAGCAGAAGTAGTTGCTTTTTGTTCCACTCGTCGCCCCAACCATTCGGCGGAAAATGATCCCATGTTACAGGCAATCCTCTCGGCAGGAACGCGCTGGGTGACGATTTTTGGGAAGTCTTGGGATTTGCACGTCACAGAAGGTTTAAAGACAACTTTAGAAGAAAATTGCGCCATGATTCGCGATACGATCGCGCTGTTACGCTCCCAAGGCAGACGGGTTATTTATGATGCCGAACATTGGTTTGATGGCTATCAAGCCAACGCAGACTATGCCCTGAAGACGCTAGAAACGGCTGTGGAAGCAGGGGCGGAGTGGCTGGTTCTCTGTGACACCAACGGTGGAACCTTACCGCAAACGGTGGGTGAAGTGAGTCAGATGATTGTTCAGCATTTCGGTATTGATTCCAGTAACGAATCGGCACCGAAATTGGGGATTCATACCCATAATGATTCGGATACAGCGGTTGCCAGTTCCTTAGTCGCAGTGGAAAATGGGGCGACTATGGTGCAAGGGACAATGAACGGCTATGGAGAACGGTGTGGCAATGCCAATCTCTGTTCAGTGATTCCCAATCTGCAATTAAAACTGAACTATTCCTGCTTAGAACCGGAAGAACTGGCAAAACTCACCCCCACTAGTCATTTAATCAACGAAATTGTTAATTTTGCTCCCAATCCCCATGCCCCCTTTGTGGGACGTTCAGCCTTCGCGCATAAGGGGGGCATTCATGTTTCAGCCGTAGAACGCAACCCGTTAACTTACGAACATATTGATCCGAAAGTGATTGGTAATGAACGCCGCATTGTCATTTCCGATCAAGCTGGAATTAGTAATATTGTGGCAAAAGCCCGCTCTTTTGGGATTCAGTTGGATAAAAAAGACCCCACCTGTCGCGATATCCTCCAACGCACTAAAGAACTGGAAAACCAAGGCTATCAGTTTGAAGTTGCCGAAGCCAGTTTTGAACTGCTGGTTTATGAAATGTTGGAACAACGTCAAGAAATGTTCCAATTAAAGGGTTTTCAAGTGAATTGCGATATGCTCAGAGGGGAAGAAGCCTTACTCAGTGATGCGGTGGCTACGATTAAAGTCAGTGTCAATGGCAAAGATATCTTAGAAGCCGCCGAAGGCAATGGTCCGGTGTCCGCGTTAGATGCTGCCCTGCGGAAAGCACTGGTGCAGTTCTATCCTGAAATCGCAGCGTTCCATTTAACGGATTATAAAGTCCGTATCCTGGATAGTACGGCAGGAACGGATGCGGTGACGCGCGTTCTTGTTGAATCTAGCGATGGCAAACAACGTTGGACAACGATTGGGGTTTCGCCCAACATTTTGGATGCCTCTTACCAAGCCGTGGTTGCTGGAATTGAGTATGGTTTGTTACAGGAGAAGGGGAATCTGAAAGTGATTTCGCCTGCCTTGAATGAATAG
- a CDS encoding ABC transporter permease subunit encodes MYKTWNFLKPYLLATPQTLIFLGFLVIPLALIVVVSFWQFNGYTMSPAFSFENYQTILTNKVYLDTYLNTIKFVVLVWFFAFLLAYPVAYFLAFHVESLRLQVILFVICTIPFFTSNIIRMISWVPLLGRNGLVNNFLLSIGLINDPLENLLFSDFAVVLALVHLYTLFMVIPIFNSLMRIDRNLITAALDLGASRFQILKEVIFPLSASGIAIGSIFVVTLVMGEFLTVRWMGGGQSSSVGYMISNQIGSLQYPLASANAVILLMITLLFVFAIIRTVNIRQQL; translated from the coding sequence ATGTATAAAACTTGGAATTTTCTTAAGCCTTATTTATTAGCCACTCCACAAACGCTCATCTTTTTGGGATTTTTAGTCATTCCACTTGCGCTCATTGTTGTGGTGAGTTTTTGGCAATTTAATGGCTACACCATGAGTCCTGCTTTTAGTTTTGAGAATTATCAAACGATTTTGACGAATAAGGTTTATTTAGATACCTATCTTAATACGATTAAATTTGTGGTTTTAGTTTGGTTCTTTGCCTTTCTTCTAGCTTACCCTGTTGCCTACTTTTTAGCCTTTCATGTGGAAAGTTTACGATTGCAAGTGATCCTTTTTGTCATTTGTACGATTCCCTTCTTTACCTCTAACATTATCCGCATGATTTCGTGGGTTCCGTTATTAGGCAGAAATGGCTTAGTCAATAATTTTCTGTTGTCGATTGGCTTAATTAATGATCCTTTAGAAAATTTACTCTTTTCTGATTTCGCGGTTGTCTTAGCACTGGTGCATCTTTATACGCTATTCATGGTAATTCCCATTTTTAATAGTTTGATGCGAATTGATCGGAATTTAATTACCGCTGCCTTGGATTTAGGTGCTTCTCGTTTTCAAATTCTGAAAGAGGTGATCTTTCCTTTATCGGCTTCTGGTATTGCTATTGGCTCGATTTTTGTTGTGACTTTAGTGATGGGAGAGTTTCTGACTGTGCGCTGGATGGGAGGCGGTCAATCTTCTTCGGTGGGTTACATGATTAGTAATCAAATTGGTAGTTTGCAATACCCTCTCGCTTCGGCAAATGCTGTCATTTTATTAATGATTACTTTGCTGTTTGTCTTTGCCATTATTAGAACCGTTAATATTCGCCAGCAATTATAG
- a CDS encoding extracellular solute-binding protein has product MVKITRRKLIQGGLATGAFLAAKGCGTTTSNEPKSPEFNANKIKDVTLRFIGTGVAQVNEIKQKAEEDLGFTIEMTPLGTDENNKKAITQPKQWDIFDGEYFSLPLVVPSGNLQPIDVKKIKDFDKVVPIFTTGKLYENAPVNTSQGTAPRKVMFLKGFDSTEFADSPTDWATLMPFQYNADTLGWRPDLVGTEVTSWAQLFDETFKGKTALLDIPSIGIMDAAMVTEAAGMMTFGDKGNMTREELDQVTKILIDQKRQGQFRAFWKTFDESVNLMASGEVVLQSMWSPAVTAVQGRGVQCQYGPLAEGYRGWGGGVGISRNLSGIQLDAAYEYLNWMAEGWLGAFLGRQGYYSATPENAKKYMEDHEWAYWYEGQPAPQEIVDPFGKTIAQQGDVRDGGSFEERMGNVVCWNSVMDEQPYLVQKWNEFIAA; this is encoded by the coding sequence ATGGTTAAAATTACTCGTCGTAAATTGATTCAAGGTGGACTCGCAACCGGAGCTTTTTTGGCAGCTAAAGGTTGTGGTACCACCACTTCCAATGAACCGAAAAGTCCTGAGTTTAATGCTAATAAAATTAAAGATGTAACGCTACGGTTTATCGGGACTGGCGTGGCTCAAGTTAATGAAATCAAACAAAAAGCCGAAGAAGACTTAGGCTTTACCATTGAAATGACTCCCCTGGGTACCGATGAGAATAATAAAAAAGCGATTACTCAGCCCAAGCAATGGGATATTTTTGATGGGGAATATTTTAGTTTACCGTTAGTGGTTCCCTCAGGAAATTTACAACCCATTGATGTTAAAAAGATCAAAGATTTTGATAAGGTTGTTCCCATCTTTACCACGGGAAAACTCTATGAAAATGCTCCCGTTAATACCTCCCAAGGAACTGCCCCTCGTAAGGTGATGTTCCTCAAAGGTTTCGACTCCACAGAATTTGCCGATTCTCCCACGGATTGGGCAACGTTAATGCCCTTTCAATACAATGCAGATACGTTAGGCTGGCGACCGGATTTAGTGGGAACAGAAGTCACCTCTTGGGCACAACTATTTGACGAAACATTTAAAGGAAAAACGGCTCTTTTAGATATTCCTTCCATCGGTATTATGGATGCCGCAATGGTCACAGAAGCAGCGGGAATGATGACCTTTGGCGATAAAGGGAATATGACCCGAGAAGAACTGGATCAAGTGACCAAAATCTTAATTGATCAGAAACGACAAGGACAATTTCGAGCGTTTTGGAAAACGTTTGATGAGTCGGTGAACTTAATGGCTTCGGGAGAAGTGGTTTTACAGTCGATGTGGTCGCCGGCGGTAACCGCAGTACAAGGGCGAGGGGTGCAATGTCAGTATGGTCCCTTAGCAGAAGGCTATCGCGGTTGGGGCGGTGGCGTTGGCATCTCTCGCAACCTTTCTGGCATTCAATTAGATGCGGCTTATGAATATTTGAACTGGATGGCAGAAGGCTGGCTAGGCGCATTTTTGGGACGACAGGGCTACTACAGTGCAACGCCAGAGAATGCGAAAAAATATATGGAAGATCACGAATGGGCGTACTGGTACGAAGGACAGCCAGCCCCGCAAGAAATTGTTGATCCCTTTGGTAAAACCATTGCTCAACAAGGAGATGTCCGCGATGGCGGGTCATTTGAGGAACGGATGGGCAATGTTGTGTGCTGGAATTCGGTCATGGATGAACAGCCTTATTTGGTGCAGAAATGGAATGAATTTATTGCTGCCTAA
- the folP gene encoding dihydropteroate synthase — MKQQAQEITIRDKSFVWGKQTYLMGVLNITPDSFSDGGDYNHLEAAFQRAAALVEAGADILDVGGQSTRPGAKQISPEAELERVIPIIKRIRKHLNVPISVDTTRAEIAQQAVQAGADLVNDISGGTFDAAMLTTVAALEVPIILMHIRGTPETMQQLTDYEDLVGDIIAVLRERIAAAEKAGVARSRLLIDPGIGFGKTAEQNLELLRQLDQFQTLGVPILVGTSRKSFIGKILNQDDPKQRVWGTASTCCAAIAQGADLLRVHDLPEMWEVSRVADAIWRV; from the coding sequence ATGAAGCAACAAGCACAAGAAATCACGATTCGAGATAAATCGTTTGTTTGGGGAAAGCAAACCTACCTCATGGGGGTGCTGAATATTACGCCGGATAGTTTTAGTGATGGGGGCGACTATAATCATTTGGAAGCAGCCTTTCAACGGGCTGCGGCGCTAGTAGAAGCAGGGGCAGATATCCTGGATGTAGGCGGACAATCTACCCGCCCTGGGGCAAAGCAAATTTCCCCAGAAGCCGAGTTAGAGCGCGTGATCCCCATTATCAAACGGATTCGCAAGCATCTCAATGTCCCCATTTCTGTGGATACCACTCGCGCTGAAATTGCCCAACAAGCGGTGCAGGCGGGGGCAGATTTAGTCAACGATATTTCTGGGGGAACGTTTGATGCAGCAATGTTGACCACGGTTGCGGCGTTAGAGGTTCCGATCATCCTCATGCATATTCGGGGAACCCCAGAAACCATGCAACAACTGACTGATTATGAAGATTTGGTGGGCGACATTATTGCTGTCTTGCGTGAACGGATTGCAGCCGCGGAAAAAGCGGGAGTTGCGCGATCGCGCTTGCTCATCGATCCCGGAATTGGTTTCGGCAAAACTGCTGAGCAAAATCTTGAATTGTTACGTCAATTGGATCAATTTCAAACCCTTGGTGTCCCCATTTTAGTCGGAACCTCTCGCAAAAGTTTTATTGGCAAAATTCTCAATCAAGATGACCCGAAACAACGGGTGTGGGGAACGGCAAGTACTTGTTGTGCTGCCATTGCACAAGGGGCGGATCTTCTGCGAGTCCATGATCTGCCTGAGATGTGGGAAGTGTCTAGGGTTGCGGATGCGATTTGGCGCGTTTAG
- a CDS encoding phosphoribosyltransferase: MNSRNSLTVSDVTSYKNRLSAGEQLAEAVATALSGVEAPAAVRVVALPRGGIPVAVPLAQRLNCPLEVLAAKKIALSSNPELALGAVAPDGTTIWGQTSLLEESNQQALTQAREKALQSAIAQQEQFNPHCPSASIENSIVIIVDDGIATGMTMLSAVKALRDRKPAQVWMAAPVAPLEMKPQLEQSCDRAIILQTPDPFWNVGRFYKEFPQVSTEEAISLLKEQAKRAKSHPQP, from the coding sequence ATGAATAGTCGAAACTCATTAACTGTGTCAGATGTAACCTCCTATAAAAATCGGTTAAGCGCTGGAGAACAGCTTGCTGAAGCTGTCGCAACTGCCCTCAGTGGTGTGGAAGCCCCAGCCGCGGTCAGGGTAGTTGCGCTACCTCGCGGTGGAATCCCAGTAGCCGTTCCCCTTGCCCAACGATTAAATTGTCCGTTAGAGGTTTTAGCCGCCAAGAAAATTGCACTTTCGTCTAATCCAGAATTAGCGTTAGGGGCAGTAGCGCCCGATGGAACAACTATTTGGGGGCAGACATCTCTCCTGGAAGAAAGCAATCAGCAAGCGTTAACGCAGGCGAGAGAAAAGGCACTGCAAAGCGCGATCGCGCAACAAGAACAGTTTAATCCTCACTGCCCCTCTGCCAGTATTGAAAATTCGATTGTCATTATTGTGGATGATGGCATTGCCACCGGGATGACCATGCTATCAGCGGTGAAAGCGTTACGAGACAGGAAACCCGCGCAGGTTTGGATGGCAGCACCCGTTGCGCCGTTGGAGATGAAACCGCAACTGGAACAAAGCTGCGATCGCGCCATTATTTTACAAACCCCAGACCCCTTTTGGAATGTGGGGCGCTTTTACAAGGAATTTCCGCAAGTTTCCACCGAGGAAGCGATTTCCCTATTAAAGGAACAAGCTAAACGCGCCAAATCGCATCCGCAACCCTAG
- a CDS encoding ATP-binding cassette domain-containing protein produces the protein MHSSTSTQGSVKTSSSVPTTEPYASSSVQLRSVTKRYDSFVAVENITLDIPSGSYCCLLGPSGCGKTTTLRMLAGHEEVTAGKIYLGDRDVTTLPPTQRNTAMVFQNYALFPHQTVWDNIGFGLKMQGTPKAERTQKIAEILTLVGLEAFSDRKPQQLSGGQQQRVALARGLVTRPQVLLLDEPLSALDESLRVKTRGELRKLQKQFGMTFIQVTHAQDEAFSLSDVIVVMNHGHVDQVGTPEEIYNHPASQFVAEFVGDNNIFQGRVIDSVPHGERDRVQLDIPDVGQMIAEGYTVANGQDAACCVRSDRITLANPDTIPSSDQNSITARITAIEFTGYIIRVSLILPSEKELLYKTHIEHWLSQAYQEGQTVRLSWSIEDCIFLSH, from the coding sequence ATGCACTCTTCAACCTCTACTCAAGGAAGCGTTAAAACCTCATCTTCTGTTCCTACTACAGAGCCGTATGCCAGTAGTAGTGTGCAGTTACGGTCAGTCACGAAGCGCTATGATTCCTTTGTCGCAGTGGAAAATATTACCCTTGATATTCCCTCTGGATCATACTGTTGTTTGTTGGGACCCAGTGGTTGTGGAAAAACGACGACTTTGCGAATGTTAGCGGGACATGAAGAGGTGACAGCAGGGAAAATTTATCTCGGCGATCGCGATGTGACAACACTTCCCCCAACCCAACGCAATACAGCAATGGTCTTTCAGAATTATGCCCTATTTCCCCATCAAACGGTTTGGGATAATATCGGGTTTGGTTTGAAAATGCAGGGGACTCCAAAAGCGGAGCGGACTCAGAAAATTGCGGAAATCCTCACTCTTGTGGGGCTAGAAGCCTTCAGCGATCGTAAACCGCAACAACTCAGTGGCGGACAACAGCAACGGGTTGCTTTAGCCAGAGGTTTAGTCACGCGACCGCAAGTTTTATTGCTCGATGAACCGCTCAGTGCCTTAGATGAATCGTTGCGGGTGAAAACGCGAGGGGAACTACGAAAGCTACAAAAACAGTTTGGGATGACGTTTATTCAGGTGACACACGCCCAGGATGAAGCCTTTTCGCTATCTGATGTCATTGTCGTGATGAATCATGGTCATGTGGATCAAGTGGGAACGCCAGAAGAGATTTATAATCATCCCGCTTCGCAGTTTGTCGCTGAGTTTGTTGGCGATAACAATATTTTTCAAGGGCGAGTGATTGATAGTGTTCCTCATGGAGAGCGCGATCGCGTTCAACTTGACATTCCAGATGTGGGTCAAATGATCGCTGAGGGATATACTGTTGCCAATGGTCAAGACGCAGCCTGCTGTGTTCGCAGCGATCGCATTACCTTAGCCAACCCAGACACCATCCCCAGTTCTGATCAAAACAGTATTACCGCTCGCATTACTGCAATTGAATTTACCGGCTATATTATCCGCGTTTCTCTAATTCTCCCCAGTGAAAAGGAACTGCTGTATAAAACCCATATCGAACACTGGCTCAGTCAAGCTTATCAAGAAGGGCAAACAGTGCGTCTGAGTTGGTCAATTGAAGACTGTATTTTTCTTTCTCATTAG
- a CDS encoding glutathione S-transferase family protein, translated as MTLELYSASVCPFAHRTRLTLMEKGIDFQLIEIDLNNKPDWFSEVSPYGKVPVIKHQENRIWESAIINEYLDEAFPEPALLPESPGERALARIWIDFANTKLVPVFYKMLLEQNPEKQTKWKTQFQEQLQFIEKEGMQKLSSNGKYWLGNRLSLVDLTFYPWFERFCILEHYRDVFLPSSCSFLQHWWEEMSQRESVQQIKNARELYIAQYEKYANNTVSGITAQEMRDS; from the coding sequence ATGACTCTAGAACTCTACAGCGCCAGTGTTTGCCCCTTTGCCCATCGCACTCGCCTCACCCTCATGGAAAAAGGCATTGATTTCCAACTCATTGAAATCGACTTAAATAACAAACCGGATTGGTTTTCTGAAGTGTCTCCTTATGGTAAAGTTCCTGTTATTAAACATCAGGAAAATCGAATTTGGGAATCAGCCATTATTAATGAATATTTAGATGAAGCGTTTCCCGAACCAGCTTTGCTTCCTGAGTCTCCTGGTGAACGCGCCCTAGCAAGAATTTGGATTGATTTTGCTAATACAAAATTGGTTCCAGTCTTTTATAAAATGCTGTTGGAACAAAACCCAGAAAAACAAACCAAATGGAAAACTCAATTCCAAGAACAGTTACAGTTCATTGAAAAAGAAGGAATGCAAAAATTGAGTAGCAATGGCAAGTATTGGTTAGGCAATCGTTTATCTTTAGTGGATTTGACCTTCTATCCTTGGTTTGAACGCTTTTGTATCTTAGAGCATTATCGGGATGTGTTTCTTCCCTCAAGTTGTTCCTTCCTGCAACACTGGTGGGAAGAGATGTCTCAGCGCGAGTCTGTCCAACAAATTAAGAACGCTCGTGAACTTTACATTGCCCAATACGAAAAGTATGCCAATAACACAGTCAGCGGGATAACCGCCCAAGAAATGCGTGATAGTTAG
- a CDS encoding ABC transporter permease subunit, with protein MKLKKRPLSFYVLAVFLGLFILFLYGPLLTIITLSLQGPEGSLTFPMRGFSFYWLQQVFQEQAIGSFGEPFQRSLLLGFMVMAISLVVGVSGGLAFRQPFKGSTPIFYLTIASLIVPSILVSIGIALLFEVMGWDITWYSSALAGHLTWTLPFAFLIMIGVFNRFNPSYEEAAKDLGAGEVQTFWRVVFPLIAPTLIGVGMISFTLSYDEFTRTALIAGEDNTLPLEIFGMTTNVTSPAIYGLGTVTTLFSFALIISAIIIFMTFSKKQTKESP; from the coding sequence ATGAAATTGAAAAAACGACCATTATCTTTTTACGTTTTAGCTGTTTTTTTAGGCTTATTTATTTTGTTTCTCTATGGTCCTTTGTTGACGATTATTACCTTATCGTTGCAGGGACCAGAAGGGTCACTCACTTTTCCCATGCGGGGATTTAGTTTCTATTGGCTGCAGCAGGTCTTTCAAGAACAAGCCATTGGCAGTTTTGGGGAACCTTTTCAGCGATCGCTGCTGTTAGGATTTATGGTCATGGCAATCTCGCTAGTTGTCGGCGTTTCGGGAGGATTAGCGTTCCGACAACCGTTTAAGGGATCAACCCCCATTTTTTATCTCACCATTGCCAGTTTGATTGTTCCTAGTATCCTGGTTTCTATTGGCATTGCCCTCTTATTTGAAGTCATGGGTTGGGATATTACTTGGTATAGTTCCGCATTAGCCGGTCATCTCACTTGGACGTTACCGTTTGCGTTTTTAATTATGATTGGGGTGTTTAATCGCTTTAATCCTTCCTATGAAGAAGCAGCGAAGGATTTAGGCGCAGGAGAAGTGCAAACGTTTTGGCGAGTGGTTTTCCCGTTAATTGCACCCACCTTAATTGGGGTGGGAATGATTAGTTTTACCCTCTCTTATGATGAGTTTACCCGCACCGCGTTGATTGCAGGGGAAGATAACACTCTCCCTCTCGAAATTTTTGGCATGACCACCAATGTCACTTCGCCAGCCATTTATGGCTTAGGAACGGTTACGACTTTATTTTCCTTTGCTCTAATTATCAGCGCAATTATCATCTTTATGACCTTTTCTAAAAAACAAACCAAGGAAAGTCCTTGA
- a CDS encoding aldehyde dehydrogenase family protein, giving the protein MLATTDVQGIVQAQKDFFATGKTKEVAFRKEQLKQLKQAISDFQEKITEALFQDLGKPKFEAIVTEVAYCGEEIDYFLKHLDRWAKHQPVKTPLNFFPAKSFIVPEPLGQVLMISPWNYPFQLAIIPLLGAIAAGDCAIIKPSEITPNTSKVLSDLIAQNFDPSYITVVEGDKTVAQELLQQKFDHIFYTGGSAVGKIVMKAAAEHLTPVTLELGGKSPCLVEPDIHLEHSAKRIIWGKFINAGQTCIAPDYLLVHRSIKEELVQAMKAGLKEFYGENPAESSDYARIVSERHFNRLSQFLDNGKILAGGETDAETRYIAPTLLEAVSWEDPVMQEEIFGPILPIIEYEDLDRAIAQINAYPKPLALYLFSQDKNKQQKVLQETSAGGVTINDTIIHIASTELPFGGVGESGMGAYHGKASFDTFTHYKSVTNRKFWLDIPLRYPPYAGKFKFLKFLFK; this is encoded by the coding sequence ATGTTAGCAACGACTGATGTGCAAGGCATTGTCCAAGCACAAAAAGATTTTTTTGCCACCGGAAAAACAAAAGAGGTTGCCTTTCGCAAGGAACAGTTAAAACAGCTGAAACAAGCAATTAGTGATTTTCAAGAGAAAATTACAGAAGCATTGTTTCAAGATTTAGGGAAACCCAAGTTTGAAGCCATTGTGACAGAAGTTGCCTATTGTGGGGAAGAAATTGATTATTTTCTCAAACACTTGGATCGATGGGCGAAACATCAACCTGTTAAAACGCCGCTCAATTTTTTCCCAGCCAAATCTTTTATTGTCCCGGAACCCTTAGGACAAGTGTTAATGATTAGCCCTTGGAATTATCCGTTTCAGTTAGCCATTATTCCCCTTTTAGGCGCGATCGCGGCAGGAGATTGTGCCATTATTAAACCATCAGAAATTACGCCCAATACCTCGAAAGTTTTGAGCGATTTAATTGCACAAAATTTTGATCCCAGCTACATTACCGTGGTGGAGGGAGATAAAACGGTCGCTCAAGAATTATTGCAACAAAAGTTTGACCATATTTTTTATACCGGTGGTAGTGCGGTTGGCAAAATTGTCATGAAAGCCGCAGCGGAACATTTAACTCCCGTCACTTTAGAATTAGGGGGGAAAAGTCCTTGTCTTGTGGAACCGGATATTCATCTTGAACACAGTGCAAAACGAATCATTTGGGGCAAATTTATTAACGCCGGACAAACTTGTATTGCCCCGGATTATTTACTGGTTCATCGCAGCATTAAAGAGGAATTAGTGCAGGCGATGAAAGCGGGTTTAAAAGAGTTTTATGGGGAAAATCCAGCAGAAAGTTCGGATTACGCCAGAATTGTCAGTGAGAGACATTTTAATCGCCTCAGTCAATTTTTAGATAACGGTAAAATTCTTGCGGGCGGAGAAACGGATGCAGAAACCCGTTATATTGCACCCACGCTGTTAGAGGCAGTGAGTTGGGAAGATCCGGTGATGCAAGAGGAGATTTTTGGTCCCATTTTGCCGATTATTGAATATGAGGATTTAGACCGCGCGATCGCGCAAATTAATGCCTATCCTAAACCCCTCGCCCTTTATCTCTTTTCTCAAGACAAAAATAAGCAACAAAAAGTGTTGCAAGAAACCTCTGCTGGTGGGGTAACCATTAACGATACGATTATCCATATTGCCTCCACGGAACTTCCGTTTGGCGGTGTCGGTGAAAGTGGTATGGGTGCCTATCATGGTAAGGCCAGTTTTGATACGTTTACCCACTATAAAAGTGTGACCAATCGCAAGTTCTGGCTAGATATTCCCTTGCGTTACCCGCCTTACGCTGGAAAATTTAAGTTTCTCAAATTCTTATTTAAATAG
- a CDS encoding response regulator — protein sequence MNHSLDTVKDKPDTILVVDDSPDNVLLVQSILEEEGYHIEVAEEGESAIEKVIANPPQLILLDVMMPGMDGFEVTERIRQEEDLPFIPILLITAYDQPSVVKGLDSGADDFIRKPVELEELLARVRSLLRLKHSVDERDEIARQRADFVSRLTHDLRTPLVAADRMLNLFQQGALGQLSPPMQEAIATMTRSNRNLLDMVNTLLEVYRFEAGRKVLNFAPVDLKAVIDEVIQELKPLAEEKGLTLEIQDKIGEEQSTTVEGDRLELRRVFTNLVGNAIKFTDEGSVKIRMQPLTKIETPQLMIEVEDTGPGVSPEEQKTLFERFRKGKHRHSGSGLGLHLSQRILESHQGSITLESEVGKGSCFTVKLPIKQDEG from the coding sequence ATGAATCATTCCCTCGATACTGTAAAAGATAAACCAGACACAATCCTAGTCGTTGATGATTCTCCAGATAATGTGCTGCTGGTACAGAGTATTTTGGAGGAAGAAGGCTATCACATTGAAGTTGCCGAAGAAGGTGAAAGTGCCATTGAAAAAGTGATTGCAAATCCCCCACAGCTCATTTTACTGGATGTGATGATGCCGGGGATGGATGGTTTTGAAGTCACAGAACGGATTCGTCAAGAAGAAGATTTACCGTTTATCCCAATTTTACTGATTACAGCTTATGATCAACCCAGTGTTGTCAAAGGGTTAGATAGTGGTGCTGATGATTTTATTCGCAAACCGGTTGAGTTAGAAGAACTCCTCGCGCGAGTCCGGTCTTTATTACGTTTGAAACATAGCGTCGATGAACGGGATGAAATTGCTCGTCAACGGGCTGATTTCGTCTCTCGCCTGACCCATGATTTACGGACGCCCTTAGTTGCTGCGGATCGGATGTTGAATTTGTTTCAGCAAGGCGCATTAGGACAACTGTCTCCGCCGATGCAAGAAGCCATTGCGACGATGACGCGCAGCAATCGTAATTTATTGGATATGGTGAATACATTACTGGAAGTGTATCGCTTTGAAGCCGGACGTAAGGTCTTAAATTTTGCCCCGGTGGATCTCAAAGCAGTGATCGATGAAGTGATCCAAGAACTGAAGCCTTTAGCAGAAGAAAAAGGTTTGACCTTAGAAATCCAAGATAAAATCGGTGAGGAGCAATCAACGACGGTAGAAGGGGATCGTTTAGAATTAAGGCGAGTTTTTACAAACTTGGTGGGTAATGCAATTAAATTTACTGATGAGGGGAGTGTCAAAATCCGGATGCAACCGTTGACCAAAATCGAAACCCCTCAGTTAATGATTGAAGTGGAAGATACAGGTCCAGGTGTTTCACCAGAAGAGCAAAAAACTTTGTTTGAGCGCTTTCGGAAAGGAAAGCATCGTCATTCGGGGAGTGGCTTAGGCTTGCACTTATCCCAGCGCATTTTAGAGAGTCATCAGGGCAGCATTACTTTAGAATCAGAAGTTGGAAAAGGTAGTTGCTTTACTGTTAAATTGCCGATTAAACAAGATGAAGGATGA